In Bythopirellula goksoeyrii, a single window of DNA contains:
- the flgN gene encoding flagellar export chaperone FlgN: MGEMDWEAELANLLSRLNNAQQSLFDLLSRKRELLIQRKLGELSALAPEEELLCAELQACHDRRQELLAQAASVGMPGDSIRSLAGHLPQQQAKGLQQPLDEAQRRSQLLRHHCMSQWVAVQRTMLHLSHMIEIIATGGHLKPTYGKGAAPSQSGSLMDQAV, from the coding sequence ATGGGCGAAATGGATTGGGAAGCGGAACTCGCCAACCTGCTAAGCAGGTTGAACAACGCGCAGCAATCGCTGTTCGATTTGCTGTCGCGAAAGCGTGAGTTGCTGATCCAGCGCAAACTGGGTGAGTTATCAGCACTTGCCCCCGAGGAGGAGCTACTGTGTGCAGAACTGCAAGCATGTCACGACCGACGGCAAGAATTGCTAGCACAGGCAGCATCTGTAGGAATGCCTGGCGATAGCATTCGCTCTCTGGCTGGCCATTTGCCTCAGCAACAGGCAAAAGGCCTGCAACAACCGCTCGATGAAGCTCAACGGCGCTCTCAACTGCTGCGGCATCACTGCATGTCGCAATGGGTCGCTGTGCAAAGAACCATGCTCCATCTTTCTCACATGATCGAGATTATTGCTACTGGAGGGCATTTAAAGCCGACATATGGGAAAGGGGCCGCTCCTTCTCAGAGTGGTTCTCTGATGGATCAAGCAGTCTAG
- a CDS encoding rod-binding protein, which yields MKIDMNNLNAIKPLRAGMPTAQQQVESAEEVRDTFRQFVGEAFFGQMLKSMRSTQGKAAYFHGGHGEEVFRGQLDQVLSEEMTESSADQIADPMFRQQFPAQAAVLAKHDVGLKPSVEDLTSLRRW from the coding sequence ATGAAAATCGACATGAACAATCTGAACGCGATCAAGCCCTTGCGAGCCGGTATGCCTACCGCTCAGCAACAGGTTGAAAGTGCCGAAGAAGTTCGGGACACGTTTCGCCAGTTTGTTGGTGAAGCGTTCTTTGGACAGATGCTCAAGTCGATGCGGAGCACACAGGGCAAGGCAGCTTATTTTCACGGCGGCCATGGCGAAGAAGTTTTTCGGGGGCAGCTCGATCAGGTGCTTTCTGAAGAAATGACCGAATCAAGTGCCGACCAGATAGCCGATCCGATGTTTCGTCAGCAATTTCCTGCCCAAGCGGCGGTCTTGGCAAAACATGACGTGGGTTTGAAGCCATCAGTTGAGGATCTGACCTCACTTCGCCGGTGGTAG
- a CDS encoding flagellar basal body P-ring protein FlgI, whose product MSRNISILKSLLLLVFVALTATSNLSSVYGRSVLRNICRVKGQEENVLRGLGLVVGLNGTGESNDPQTMRALARAMEIMGSPLPQQGIPGSGSFEELKKYKNVSLVMVSARIPATGARVGDKLNCEVSAINGKSLEGGRLAFAALQGPNVQDKKVYATAEGNIHLNSFEQPMVGTITGGCQMEADVFTPFVQNGYVTLILDKHHANFQTASDIVSTIRQTYFQNDDTAVQAANAANIIVRVPDAYSTDPVEFVSNLLELQCYNPEPESRVVINQRTGSIIIDGDVQIGDVVISHRNVLVEAVATPVQFLAIDQQQQETTKLQSLVDALNALKVPNEDAIEIIKGIDRSGKLHARLIVDQ is encoded by the coding sequence ATGAGCAGAAACATTTCTATCTTGAAGTCATTGCTGTTGCTGGTTTTTGTCGCCTTGACGGCAACGAGCAATCTAAGCTCTGTGTACGGCCGCAGTGTGTTGCGAAATATTTGTCGGGTGAAGGGGCAGGAAGAGAATGTGTTGCGCGGATTGGGACTTGTGGTTGGCTTGAATGGCACAGGTGAATCCAACGATCCGCAAACAATGCGTGCCCTAGCACGTGCCATGGAAATCATGGGAAGTCCGCTACCACAGCAGGGAATTCCTGGTTCTGGCAGTTTTGAAGAGTTAAAAAAGTATAAGAATGTCTCGCTGGTGATGGTGTCTGCCCGAATTCCGGCTACAGGTGCCAGAGTGGGGGACAAACTCAACTGCGAGGTAAGTGCGATCAACGGGAAGAGCCTCGAGGGGGGCAGGCTCGCCTTTGCCGCGTTGCAAGGTCCAAACGTCCAGGACAAGAAAGTGTACGCGACGGCCGAAGGAAACATCCATCTCAACTCGTTTGAGCAGCCCATGGTAGGGACCATCACGGGAGGCTGCCAGATGGAAGCGGATGTGTTTACTCCCTTCGTGCAAAATGGTTATGTGACACTGATCCTGGACAAACATCATGCCAATTTCCAGACGGCGTCCGATATTGTCTCGACGATTCGCCAAACCTATTTCCAAAACGACGACACGGCCGTCCAAGCAGCAAATGCTGCCAATATCATTGTGCGGGTTCCTGATGCCTACAGCACTGATCCTGTGGAATTTGTTTCCAACCTCCTTGAATTGCAGTGCTACAACCCGGAACCGGAATCTCGGGTGGTCATCAATCAGCGTACGGGGAGTATCATCATCGATGGCGACGTGCAGATTGGGGATGTGGTGATCTCTCATCGCAACGTGCTTGTCGAAGCAGTGGCAACTCCGGTTCAGTTCCTGGCGATTGATCAGCAACAGCAAGAAACCACCAAACTTCAATCGCTTGTCGATGCCCTCAACGCACTCAAGGTTCCCAATGAGGATGCCATCGAAATCATCAAAGGGATTGACCGCAGTGGCAAGCTGCATGCTCGGCTGATAGTTGATCAATAG
- a CDS encoding flagellin N-terminal helical domain-containing protein, with product MAGIIPIPNSRVSGLLLRQRLTQQFQNDQLQLFRLQEQIATGQRITLPSDDGPAALRAIALQRLIERKDQLGTNMRIGQQYLGASDIALQDVATQLADIKGSTLGVAGTLSSPEERDAAIAEINGYLENLVTLANRQFQGRYLFSGSKTSKPPYEIVDGNVVFNGDKGSIQSHSDFGVLFASNVSGHEVFGGTSAQVESSVDLNPALSINTKLSSLRGGRGLSPGGALTISDGTNQSIVDISGARTIGDVVRLIEENPPAGREILVSVTGTGLQLQLADPGGSLGGTLTVTEVANGTAARELGILEKTGVGTTPLVGQDLEPLLLKTTRLEDLLGSKAHTAIKSGSSSDNNDILVQAGVNGAAFNGVSVQYVDDDLLAAAPGLSAGNEVAQYDANARSATASLTLSGIGNDLILTAGSAGIDFNDVVINITDGGAIGDTASVSYDSLTKNLSIAVDSTGATTVQTVINEINNEGTFSAVHDNSLEASYVPAANIAAGDIGSVQGNTGNSGGEAKTLYIRIDPGASTANQVVSAINAEGTFSATVDPNDSTSAVEAGTGKVSLTATAATTSGGSGTTLDLNSGLRIVNGGDTYNISFENAETVEDVLNTLNNAGAGLHAEINSGGDGINIRSLLSGNDFQIGENGGTTASQLGVRTYGTATKLSDFNYGVGVPTQPGFQLPTTVGTDFTITSRDGQTFDIDLSTATSLSEVVTQINTVTGGDVTAQLSPPGNILELVDNTVPGTTDFSITQATGSLAAQYLGLVPNGDTSASTSGPAITGDDNRYIDFSITSASGEEFGIDLSGAETVGDVIDAINAITTSNITARLTSTGNGIELVDNTVGSGSLTVTQAEESQAAELLGFVPSGSSVASSSTGSLTSEDHNFLENKSVFNTLIRLRDALVNEDLNGVERALADINVDIDRVTFARAQIGATQQGLELSQLNLEDEDVRLRAALSEEMDVDLVEAISELTSRQIAMQASLQVTGNILQLSLLDFI from the coding sequence ATGGCCGGCATCATTCCGATTCCGAATTCCCGCGTGAGCGGCCTGCTCTTGCGGCAGCGGCTTACTCAGCAATTCCAGAACGACCAGCTTCAGTTGTTTCGGCTTCAGGAACAGATCGCCACGGGGCAGCGAATCACGCTACCCAGTGACGACGGCCCCGCCGCCCTGCGGGCCATTGCTTTGCAGCGGTTGATCGAGCGCAAGGACCAGCTTGGCACCAACATGCGAATTGGGCAGCAATATCTGGGCGCCAGTGACATTGCATTGCAAGATGTGGCAACCCAGTTGGCTGACATCAAAGGTTCCACGCTTGGAGTTGCTGGAACTCTCTCGTCTCCCGAAGAACGTGATGCGGCCATTGCCGAGATCAATGGCTATTTGGAAAACCTGGTAACCCTCGCGAATCGCCAATTTCAGGGTCGCTATCTCTTTTCTGGTTCCAAGACGAGCAAGCCTCCCTATGAAATCGTCGATGGGAACGTGGTCTTCAACGGCGATAAGGGGTCGATCCAGAGTCATTCTGATTTCGGCGTGTTGTTTGCATCAAATGTTTCTGGGCATGAAGTGTTTGGCGGGACTTCGGCGCAGGTTGAATCTAGCGTCGACTTGAATCCCGCCTTGAGTATCAATACAAAGCTCAGCAGTCTGCGTGGTGGGCGCGGTTTGTCGCCTGGAGGTGCCCTTACCATCTCCGACGGTACGAACCAATCGATCGTGGATATCAGTGGGGCTCGCACGATTGGCGATGTCGTCCGCCTGATCGAAGAGAATCCCCCTGCAGGTCGCGAGATTCTCGTGAGCGTGACTGGAACCGGTTTGCAATTGCAGCTTGCCGATCCAGGTGGATCCCTGGGTGGAACTCTCACGGTCACGGAGGTCGCCAATGGTACGGCCGCCCGCGAGCTAGGTATCTTGGAGAAAACAGGAGTAGGTACCACTCCTCTGGTGGGGCAAGACCTCGAACCGCTTCTACTCAAGACCACACGGCTCGAGGACCTACTCGGTTCCAAGGCACATACCGCGATCAAGTCGGGAAGCAGCAGCGACAACAATGACATTCTCGTACAAGCTGGCGTAAATGGCGCAGCATTTAACGGTGTGTCCGTCCAATACGTTGACGATGATCTACTGGCCGCGGCACCGGGGCTATCAGCAGGAAATGAAGTCGCCCAGTACGACGCCAACGCACGGAGCGCGACCGCTTCGCTCACGTTATCCGGAATCGGCAATGATTTGATTCTCACGGCAGGCTCTGCCGGAATCGATTTTAACGACGTCGTGATCAACATCACCGACGGCGGAGCGATTGGCGATACAGCAAGCGTCAGCTACGACAGCCTAACCAAGAACCTATCCATCGCGGTCGACTCCACGGGTGCAACGACCGTTCAGACCGTGATCAACGAGATTAACAACGAAGGGACTTTCTCTGCGGTCCACGATAATAGTCTCGAAGCTTCTTATGTCCCTGCTGCGAACATTGCTGCCGGTGACATTGGCTCGGTGCAGGGCAACACCGGCAATAGTGGTGGCGAAGCGAAAACGCTTTACATTCGTATCGATCCAGGTGCTTCAACAGCGAATCAGGTGGTGTCGGCTATCAATGCCGAAGGAACCTTCTCGGCCACCGTCGACCCGAATGATTCCACTTCGGCAGTGGAAGCGGGAACCGGAAAAGTGAGTCTTACCGCCACGGCAGCAACCACCTCGGGAGGCTCAGGCACAACGCTTGATCTCAACTCAGGCTTACGCATAGTGAATGGCGGTGATACCTACAACATCAGCTTCGAGAACGCAGAAACGGTCGAAGACGTACTAAACACGCTCAACAATGCCGGTGCCGGACTTCACGCCGAAATAAACTCTGGTGGGGACGGCATCAATATTCGTTCTTTGCTGAGCGGCAACGATTTCCAAATCGGCGAGAATGGCGGCACTACCGCATCACAGTTGGGCGTGCGAACCTATGGCACTGCAACCAAGCTGAGCGACTTCAACTATGGTGTCGGAGTGCCAACGCAACCTGGGTTTCAACTGCCAACTACTGTGGGTACTGATTTCACGATCACCTCCCGAGACGGTCAGACCTTTGATATTGATTTGTCGACTGCTACCTCGCTCTCCGAAGTGGTCACTCAAATCAACACTGTAACGGGCGGGGATGTCACGGCCCAGCTTTCTCCTCCAGGTAATATTTTGGAGTTGGTCGACAATACGGTTCCCGGAACGACTGATTTTTCGATCACTCAAGCTACCGGCAGCCTGGCTGCCCAATACTTGGGTTTGGTTCCTAACGGAGACACCTCAGCCAGCACTTCTGGACCAGCAATCACGGGCGATGACAATCGCTATATCGATTTCTCGATTACTTCTGCCAGCGGAGAAGAGTTTGGCATCGATCTGAGTGGAGCTGAGACAGTCGGTGATGTGATTGATGCGATTAATGCCATTACAACCTCCAACATCACGGCACGACTCACTTCCACCGGCAATGGTATTGAACTCGTAGACAACACGGTCGGTTCAGGTTCTTTAACGGTTACTCAAGCCGAGGAATCACAAGCAGCAGAGTTACTCGGATTTGTGCCGAGCGGTTCCTCAGTGGCCAGCAGCAGTACGGGAAGCCTAACGAGCGAAGATCACAACTTCTTAGAAAACAAGAGCGTCTTCAACACACTGATTCGCCTACGGGATGCGTTGGTGAACGAGGACCTTAACGGAGTCGAAAGGGCCTTGGCAGATATCAACGTGGACATCGATCGTGTGACCTTTGCCAGAGCACAAATCGGAGCGACTCAGCAGGGCTTGGAACTATCTCAACTAAACCTGGAGGATGAAGACGTTCGACTGAGGGCCGCCCTCTCGGAGGAGATGGATGTCGATCTGGTCGAGGCCATCTCCGAGCTCACTTCTCGACAGATTGCGATGCAAGCCTCGCTCCAGGTCACGGGCAATATTCTGCAGCTCTCTCTGCTTGACTTTATTTAG
- the flgK gene encoding flagellar hook-associated protein FlgK — protein sequence MSIFGSLQMAGNTLQAMQIGLHVVGNNIANANTPGYVRERAIFTPAPVQKIGNLTLGLGVEVAGIEQVIDKFLETRLRDAGSDLASAEVQEKVFNDLQAIIGELTDVDISSALTQFFNGIENVTSAPENVGIRDLVVKDGVSLTQRINSLDRRIKGVHADLSSRVQSIATEINTLTEEIRKLNLQIVTIEGGGTTGSDAGGLRSQRSVALTKLANLVDIKATEGETGVVNISLNGELLVFDGTSRKVESVGVEEDGVNTTRVRFVDNKSHLQVGGGELHGVYEARDNVLGSFLESFDNFAASLAFEFNKLYSQGQGIEGFTEVTSTARVDDPDVALNKAGLDFTPVNGSLQVLIRNRKDDVTKTHDIRIDLNGLDGNDTTLRSLAAELDAIEGLSARVDLDNRLVLESETNDIDFSFGIENPSDESGTLAALGINTFFTGSTARELNVNSQLRDGSGAGAKFAASTQGINEGSQNAIRLVALYDESLTTLDGSSIRGLYDTIINETTQGATISSAVADGFRVFAGTLEASSQAVSGVNIDEEAIDMILLQQTYQASARYISTLAQLLDTLINL from the coding sequence ATGTCGATCTTCGGCTCACTTCAGATGGCCGGCAATACGTTGCAAGCCATGCAGATCGGTCTGCATGTGGTTGGAAACAATATTGCCAATGCCAACACGCCCGGCTACGTCCGTGAGCGCGCGATCTTTACGCCTGCTCCGGTGCAGAAAATCGGGAATCTCACGCTCGGCTTAGGGGTCGAAGTCGCAGGGATCGAGCAGGTCATCGACAAGTTTCTCGAGACTCGACTGCGCGATGCTGGTAGCGATCTGGCCAGCGCCGAGGTACAAGAAAAGGTCTTCAACGACCTCCAAGCAATCATCGGCGAGTTGACGGACGTTGACATTAGCTCGGCTTTGACACAGTTCTTCAATGGCATCGAAAATGTCACCTCTGCGCCAGAAAATGTTGGCATACGCGATCTTGTAGTGAAGGACGGCGTGAGTCTCACGCAGCGAATCAACTCCCTCGATCGTCGCATCAAGGGAGTGCATGCCGATCTCAGTAGCCGGGTGCAGTCGATTGCCACGGAAATCAATACGTTGACGGAGGAAATCCGCAAGCTGAACCTTCAGATTGTCACAATCGAGGGAGGAGGCACGACCGGCAGCGATGCCGGAGGACTCCGCAGCCAGCGCTCGGTAGCCCTTACCAAGTTGGCCAACCTAGTCGACATCAAAGCGACCGAGGGTGAGACTGGCGTAGTCAATATTTCACTAAACGGGGAGCTACTCGTTTTCGATGGAACGAGCCGGAAGGTCGAGTCGGTTGGTGTCGAAGAGGATGGCGTCAATACAACACGCGTCCGATTTGTCGACAACAAGAGTCACTTGCAGGTGGGTGGAGGCGAACTCCATGGAGTTTACGAAGCACGTGACAATGTGCTGGGGAGTTTTCTTGAGAGCTTCGACAACTTTGCCGCTTCACTGGCTTTCGAATTCAACAAACTTTATAGCCAAGGGCAGGGGATCGAGGGATTCACGGAAGTCACCAGCACGGCGCGCGTGGACGACCCTGATGTCGCGCTGAACAAGGCGGGGCTTGATTTCACGCCAGTGAATGGCTCCCTGCAAGTGTTGATTCGCAATAGGAAGGATGACGTCACCAAGACACACGACATTCGCATCGATCTCAATGGGCTCGACGGCAATGATACAACGCTTCGCTCCCTGGCGGCCGAGTTGGATGCTATTGAAGGCCTCTCGGCAAGAGTCGATCTCGACAATCGATTAGTCCTTGAGTCGGAGACAAACGACATCGATTTTAGTTTTGGTATCGAGAACCCTTCGGATGAAAGTGGCACGTTGGCTGCCCTGGGGATCAATACGTTCTTCACCGGCTCTACGGCGAGGGAATTGAACGTAAACAGCCAACTCCGCGATGGATCAGGTGCCGGTGCCAAGTTTGCCGCCAGTACCCAGGGAATCAATGAAGGATCCCAGAATGCCATACGATTGGTAGCCCTCTACGATGAGTCGCTCACCACCTTGGATGGAAGTTCGATTCGTGGTCTTTACGACACGATTATCAACGAAACGACCCAAGGTGCCACGATATCATCAGCCGTGGCTGATGGCTTTCGCGTCTTTGCGGGAACTTTGGAAGCGAGTTCTCAGGCAGTCAGCGGTGTGAATATCGATGAAGAAGCTATCGACATGATCCTGTTGCAGCAAACCTACCAGGCGTCGGCGCGCTACATTAGCACACTCGCTCAGTTGCTCGATACTTTGATCAACCTATAA
- the flgA gene encoding flagellar basal body P-ring formation chaperone FlgA: MKLTIALISLPLILSPIAADSLGANVLLHERASYSGAVVYLGDIADISSATPSEVHDLATTPLLPAPSQGTKDYLRDNQIRELLISRGVEVSDLSITGAKVVEISQSVVKEAPVPVEPIVVLDAQEIEETVLAAIKHYLTSATGHQEWELELSLTDATLNRLAKLGPELIADAGLSPWTGSQRFQISGRGTAPAVLVSATVDRFQETVVATRKIQAGDLIGIADVEIRLQGGNLPATAISSLEQVLGKEAIRAINPETILQNGQLRAPLQVQRGETVEVFARTGGITVKTFAVVKQDGSLGDLVQVETLDRKEKFAARVSGWKQLDVLPTGVSAADVATLHSSTRELR; the protein is encoded by the coding sequence GTTCTGCTCCACGAGCGTGCCAGTTATAGTGGTGCGGTGGTCTACTTGGGCGACATCGCCGACATCTCCTCAGCGACCCCTAGCGAGGTCCATGATCTTGCCACCACCCCCCTGCTACCGGCTCCTTCGCAGGGGACCAAGGATTATCTGCGAGACAACCAGATTCGCGAACTGCTTATCAGTCGGGGCGTCGAAGTGTCGGACCTCTCGATTACTGGGGCGAAGGTTGTGGAGATCAGCCAGTCCGTTGTCAAAGAGGCTCCCGTTCCGGTGGAGCCGATTGTGGTTCTCGACGCTCAGGAAATTGAAGAGACCGTACTTGCTGCCATCAAGCACTATCTGACGAGCGCAACAGGGCATCAAGAATGGGAACTAGAACTTTCGCTCACCGATGCCACGCTCAATAGACTGGCAAAGCTTGGGCCCGAACTTATTGCTGACGCCGGCCTCAGCCCGTGGACGGGTAGCCAACGTTTTCAGATCAGTGGCAGAGGCACGGCGCCGGCGGTTTTGGTAAGTGCCACCGTTGATCGATTCCAAGAGACGGTAGTCGCAACACGAAAAATTCAAGCAGGAGATCTGATCGGTATTGCCGATGTGGAGATTCGGCTGCAGGGTGGAAACCTGCCTGCGACTGCCATCAGCTCGTTGGAACAGGTGTTAGGCAAAGAAGCCATCAGGGCGATCAATCCAGAAACTATCCTGCAAAACGGGCAACTTCGTGCTCCATTGCAAGTGCAACGGGGTGAGACGGTTGAGGTTTTTGCTCGAACTGGTGGAATCACCGTAAAAACGTTTGCCGTGGTAAAGCAAGATGGTTCACTGGGTGATCTAGTACAGGTTGAAACCCTCGATCGCAAAGAGAAATTTGCCGCTCGTGTCTCAGGATGGAAGCAGCTGGATGTGCTGCCCACGGGTGTCTCCGCTGCCGATGTTGCCACGCTTCACTCCTCGACACGAGAACTACGTTAA
- a CDS encoding flagellar basal body L-ring protein FlgH yields the protein MIHRNLQIAFSFSALFALLAIGMSANWASAQDGSLYLQPSQGRDGLTLEDSSFMYQELPPESLPRQLQLHSIITVIVDVRSRFLSEGDAQNRKTQSLTAVLADWIRLENGSLKPAPQFDGDPRVSGTLNSQYRVQSDVELLDALAFRMAVEIVDIQPNGNLVIEGHQTINNNEEQWRISLSGVVRREAIQADNTVSSDAIYDLSIDKEEMGQVRDAYARGWFTKWYDRYKPF from the coding sequence ATGATTCATCGCAACCTACAAATCGCCTTTTCATTCTCCGCGCTGTTTGCCCTGCTGGCAATTGGCATGAGCGCCAACTGGGCTAGTGCCCAAGATGGCAGCCTCTACTTGCAGCCCTCCCAAGGGCGCGATGGGCTTACGCTCGAAGACAGTTCGTTCATGTACCAGGAATTGCCGCCCGAGTCGCTACCTCGGCAATTGCAATTGCACAGCATCATTACGGTCATCGTAGATGTTCGGTCGCGATTCTTAAGCGAAGGGGATGCTCAGAACCGAAAAACGCAAAGCCTCACAGCCGTGCTGGCAGACTGGATTCGACTCGAGAATGGTAGCCTTAAACCAGCACCTCAATTTGATGGTGATCCAAGAGTCTCGGGAACCCTCAACAGCCAGTATCGTGTGCAGTCGGATGTCGAATTGTTGGATGCCCTGGCTTTTCGCATGGCAGTCGAAATCGTCGACATTCAGCCCAATGGCAACCTTGTCATTGAAGGCCATCAGACAATTAACAACAACGAAGAGCAATGGCGAATATCGCTTTCAGGTGTTGTCCGTCGTGAGGCAATCCAAGCGGACAATACTGTTAGCAGCGATGCCATCTACGACCTGAGCATCGACAAAGAAGAGATGGGTCAGGTCCGCGATGCTTATGCTCGTGGATGGTTTACGAAGTGGTACGATCGGTATAAGCCGTTTTAG